The DNA sequence CCAGGAGGTCCTTGACCGTTTCGAGAAAACTTATTCCGAAGAGTATGGAAAAAAGGTTTCAGTCAAGGCGACACCTCCCCTTCCGGATGTCCTCTTCGGGTATGGATTGGACCTTTCGCGCTGCATCGGCTGCCGCCGCTGCGTCTATGCCTGCGTCGGGGAGAACAATCAGTCACGGGACCCGCAGATCCACTGGATTACGGTCCTTCGCTTCAAGAACGGGGAAAAATGGGTGGATCTCGAAAACTCGGAGTCCTATTACAATCCTGCCCAGGTGCCTGAGCCGGACCATTTCTATATGCCGGTGCAATGCCAACAGTGTGAGAATCCGCCCTGCGTCCGGGCCTGTCCCACGCAGGCCACATGGAAGGAACCGGACGGGATCGTGGTGGTGGACTATAACTGGTGTATCGGATGCCGCTACTGCATGGCTGCCTGCCCTTACGGGGCGCGGCACTTCAACTGGGCCGAGCCGAATATCCCGCCGGACGAACTGAATCCTGAGACCCATTATCTCGGCAACCGCCCCAGATACAAGGGTGTGGTTGAAAAGTGCACCTTCTGCATCCAGAGAACCCGTGCCGGGAAGTATCCTGCCTGTGTGGAGGTCTGTCCCGTGGGGGCAAGAAAATTCGGGAATCTGCTGGATCCGAAAAGTGAGATCCGTTACTGCATCGAAAACAAGCGCGTCTTCCGCCTGAAAGAAGATTTGAATACCTATCCAAAATTTTATTACTTCTTTGCAACCTAAACATTTTTTGGACGAGAGGAAACAGCGATGGCTGAAATCATCCGAAACTTTTTCAAGGCATTGAAACAGATCACCATCGGGGACCGAAAATATTACATGTGGCTCGCGTTCCTCGGCTTCTTCATCTTCATAGGCCTGGCGGCCTACTTCCAGCAGATCAATCGGGGACTGATCGTCACGGCCATGAGGGATCAGGTCTCCTGGGGGCTCTACATCTCCAACTTCACCTTCCTCGTGGGTGTGGCCGCTGCAGCGGTGGTCCTGGTCGTCCCGGCTTACATCTACAACTTCAAACCCATCAAGGAGATCGCCATTCTCGGGGAGATGCTCGCCACCACGGCGGTCATCCTCTGCATTCTCTTTGTCATGGTGGACCTGGGGCAGCCCACACGGATCTGGCACATCCTCCCTTTTATCGGCGCCATGAACTTTCCGAGTTCTCTCCTGGCGTGGGACGTGGTGGTCCTCTCCGGCTATCTCATCATCAATTTGACCATCTTTCTTTACGCGCTCTATAAGCTTTCTCTGGGCAAGGAGTACAGCCTTCAACTCATTGCGCCCCTCATCATCCTTTCCATCCCCTGGGCCGTGGGAATCCACACGGTCACGGCCTTTCTCTATAACGGCCTATCGGCCCGGCCCTACTGGAACGCTTCGATCCTGGCGCCGAGATTCCTGGCCTCGGCCTTCTGCTCGGGTCCCGCGATCATGCTGATTCTCTTCCAGATCATCCGCAAGGTCTCGCGTATTGATATCGAAGACAAGGCCATCTTCAAGATTGCGGAACTCATCGCCTATGCCATGTGTCTCAACCTCTTCCTCTTCGGGGCGGAGGTCTTCAAAGAGTTCTATTCCGGAAGCATCCATCTGGCTCCCATGAAGTACCTCTTCTTCGGGCTTCACGGCCATACCAGCATGGTCCCCTGGATGTGGTGGTCCGTAATCCTGAACATCACCGCTCTTGTCCTCTTTCTGACCCCCAGTACCCGTGAGAATTTCCTCACCCTCAATACCGCGTGTATCTGCATGTTGATGGGGATCTACATCGAGAAAGGGATGGGCGTCGTGGTCCCGGGCTTTGTGCCTACAACCCTCGGAGAGATCTATGAATACTCACCGACCAATTATGAAATCCTGATTACCATGGGGATCTGGGCCCTCGGCGCCTTGATTTACACCCTGATGCTGAAATTCGCCATCCCTGTTTACACCGGCGAACTTCGCTTCGAGTCCAAAAAAAACAAAACTGCTTAGATATCAGTTCGTTTCATGAGAAAAATATTTTTTATTGAATTATTATTTTTCTATTGACAATGATTTTCAATTTCAGTATTATCTGTATAAACAGACTGTTTCAATTTTGGAGAAATCCCCTTGTTGAAGAAGATGCTCGAGCAATTCCAGAATTATCTCTCATCCAAAGGCCTGCGCATGACCGGTCAACGGGAGCTGATCGCCCGCACCTTTTTTGAAAACCAGGGGCATATGGGCGCCGAAGAACTCCATCATCGTGTTCAGAAGATCTCCACCCAAGTCGGCTATGCCACGGTCTACCGCACTTTAAAACTTCTCTCGGACGCCGGTCTCGCCGCCGGCAGGAGCTTCGGCGGCGGTTTTACCCGTTATGAACCGGACAACCAGATTGAGCACCACGACCATCTGATCTGCACCCGATGCGGCAGGATCATCGAATTTGAAAACGACCGCATCGAATCGCTTCAGAAATCCGTTGCCGGTCAATACCGGTTCAAAGTCACACATCACGTCATGGAGCTTTACGGCGTTTGCAGCAAGTGCCGTTCTTAGTTTTTTTATTCTATTTTTGATAATGATTTTCATTATCTTATAATCATGGAGGTCTCGATATGTCTTTCATAAATAAATCAGGAGAGGTCAGAGTGTCCGCATATCCCGCATCCAAGGTGATGCCGTCCGTACCCAGCTTATCCGTTTCGGGATCTGTGCCGGCATCTATAATGAGAATCACCAAGAATATGATCTTCATCTTTTTACTCATTCTGATCTCTGCCGTCCCTGCTTTTGCGGACAGGCTTTCCGACATGGAAGAGAAAATCGAACACCTCACAAATGAACTGGAGGAGTTAAAGATGGAACGCACCGAGGATGAATCCAAGATCCACTTCCACGGTTATGGCGAGCTGCACTACAACGCCATTGAAAGTGACGAGAATGAGATGGACATGCATCGAATGGTGATCGGCCTGACCTACAGCTTCACGGATCGGATTATCCTCGACGCAGAGGTGGATTTTGAGCATGCCGCTCAGGAAATGGAACTTGAATTTGCACACCTTGACTTCCTGATCAACGACGCATTCAACATCCGTGCCGGCGCCATCCTGATGCCGGTAGGGTACCTGAACGAGTATCACGAACCGCCGCTTTTCTACAGCGTGGAGCGGCCTTATGTCCAGAAGTACCTCATTCCCACTTCATGGCAGGAGGGAGGCGCCGGAATCTTCGGTGAGATCATGCCGGGACTCCGTTACCGAGCCTACATCGTAGGCGGTTTGGATGCATCCGGCTTTACTGCAAAAGACGGCATCCGAAAGGGAAGGCAGAAGGTGTCAGAGGCCAAGGCCGAGGACCTCGCTTTTGTGGGGAGACTGGAGTATGTGGGCCTGCCCGGCCTCCATCTGGGGGCTTCCTTTTATACCGGCGGGGCTGCGCAGGACGATCCCTCCCTGGGAGACGCAGACGTCACCCTGGCCGAAGTGGACGGCAAATACCGCATCGGCAATCTGGAACTGATCGGGCTCTATACCCGGACCGATATCGGCGATACGGACAAGATTTTTGCCGCAACCGGCCAGGCCGTGGGCGAAGAACAGACAGGCTGGTATACTGAGGCCGCCTACCACATTCCGTTTTCATCGTCCAAGAAGGAGTTGGTCGTCTTTGCCCGGCGTGAAGAATTCGATACGCAAAAGGAGCTGAGTTCCGGCCTCACCAAGGATCCCGCCAATGACCGGGAGGTTACGACCACGGGGCTGGCCTACTATCCCATACCCGAAGTGGCGATCAAAGCTGATTATGAGATGTGGAAAGACGGGACAGAAAATGACTTCAATGTGTTTAACCTCGGCGCAACGTATATGTTCTAAACCATTATGATGGCAGACCTCTGCTACAGGGAGAGGCAGGCGCTTTGCTGCCGATCTCTGCGGCAGAAAAAATGAGGAAACCGAATGAATCAAGCAATGGCTGTTCACATATCATTTTCGACATTGTTCACCCTTGTTTTAGGGTGCACTCTCGTTTCCGAGGGCCGGGCCGAGGTCTATTTAACCCAGGAGCAGGCTTTGAAGATCGCCTTCCCCAAAGCCGAAGAGATCGAAACGGTTACGCTTTCCTTAGACCGGGAACTTAAAATACGTATTGAGAAGCGGGCACAAACTCCCGTCCGCTTCTCAGAAATACCTGTCTATATTGGGAGGACTCAAGGGCAGCCGATTGGATATGCCATGATCCACGATGTCAAAGGCAAGGCCCGCCCCATCACCTATATGGTGGTGATCAACCCGCAGGGCCGGGCGGCGCGCGTAGAAATCCTGGCTTATCGGGAATCCCATGGCTATGAAGTCCGCTATCCGTCTTTCCTCAAGCAGTTCTTCGGGAAGTCG is a window from the Nitrospirae bacterium CG2_30_53_67 genome containing:
- a CDS encoding 4Fe-4S ferredoxin yields the protein MSKKIRNNPLNLHLNRRNFIKGTAMGIAASALPLKNADASFLDVFFQKHFREMSKQEIQEVLDRFEKTYSEEYGKKVSVKATPPLPDVLFGYGLDLSRCIGCRRCVYACVGENNQSRDPQIHWITVLRFKNGEKWVDLENSESYYNPAQVPEPDHFYMPVQCQQCENPPCVRACPTQATWKEPDGIVVVDYNWCIGCRYCMAACPYGARHFNWAEPNIPPDELNPETHYLGNRPRYKGVVEKCTFCIQRTRAGKYPACVEVCPVGARKFGNLLDPKSEIRYCIENKRVFRLKEDLNTYPKFYYFFAT
- a CDS encoding polysulfide reductase, whose translation is MAEIIRNFFKALKQITIGDRKYYMWLAFLGFFIFIGLAAYFQQINRGLIVTAMRDQVSWGLYISNFTFLVGVAAAAVVLVVPAYIYNFKPIKEIAILGEMLATTAVILCILFVMVDLGQPTRIWHILPFIGAMNFPSSLLAWDVVVLSGYLIINLTIFLYALYKLSLGKEYSLQLIAPLIILSIPWAVGIHTVTAFLYNGLSARPYWNASILAPRFLASAFCSGPAIMLILFQIIRKVSRIDIEDKAIFKIAELIAYAMCLNLFLFGAEVFKEFYSGSIHLAPMKYLFFGLHGHTSMVPWMWWSVILNITALVLFLTPSTRENFLTLNTACICMLMGIYIEKGMGVVVPGFVPTTLGEIYEYSPTNYEILITMGIWALGALIYTLMLKFAIPVYTGELRFESKKNKTA
- a CDS encoding transcriptional repressor; this translates as MLEQFQNYLSSKGLRMTGQRELIARTFFENQGHMGAEELHHRVQKISTQVGYATVYRTLKLLSDAGLAAGRSFGGGFTRYEPDNQIEHHDHLICTRCGRIIEFENDRIESLQKSVAGQYRFKVTHHVMELYGVCSKCRS